CTAATATTTTAAGATGTTTAGATACATTGGCTTGTCCTAAGCCTGTGGTTTCAATAATTTGAGATACATTTTTTCTGCCTGTGCGCAAAGCGCATACTATATTTAAACGACTACTTTCAGATAAAACTTTGAAAAAATCAGCCACTAAATTTAATGCGGAAGGAGACATTTTCGCCATTAAACATTCTGAGGCGAGGGGAGTAATTTTGTCTGGTAAGGAAGAGGTTAATTTACTCATGTTTTTTCTTGTTAGTTCATTCTATAAGGGCTAAACTTTTATCTTAAAAGTGATAGATCGTTTTGAGCATGGCATTATGAAGTTTTTGCATTATCACAATACTATATTATTATACAGTAAATTAATAGCCCTAAGATAATGATAACAAATAGATTGTTAAGCCAGTCTCCCCATCGAACGTAGGGGGTTTGGGTTTGACGGCGGTATATTGTTCCTTGGTAGGTTTGATATTGATTGATGTCGGATAGCCAGATGGTGTTGCCATGGGGATCAACTATACCAGAATATCCTGTATTGGTTGCCCGTGCCATCCATCGGTCATTTTCAATGGCTCTCATGACATCTTGGGCATGGTGTTGGCTAGGCATGGCTTCGCTATAGTGAGCATTATTAGAAGAGGTGATCATAAATTCTCCTCCTCGGCGGGTTTGCTCTCGAAAATGCTCGGAGTAGGCTGATTCGTAACAAATACCGACAATGGCTTTACCGAAGGGGGTGATAAAGGTTTGATTTTTTTCCCCTGCGATTAGGTGGGCATCGAGGGGGGAAAGACGGTTGATGAAGTTACCGAGTATGTCGGCAAAGGGTATATATTCTCCGAGGGGTACTAGGTTAACTTTATCGTATTGTTGGGTCATGTTACCCTGAGCGTCGATGAGAAAGAGGCTATTGCTGAAGTTATTTTCTTTGACTCCAAAGGCACCCAAGACTATGGGGGTTTCTTCTCTGATGATGGCTGGATATAGTTTTGTTTTATCTTTTATGTCTTGATAATATAGGGGGATGGCTGTTTCCGGGGTGATTACTAAATCTGCTCCTGTTTGACTCAGTTTTTCGTAACTCTCGGTATAACGGGCGATCGCCCTTGACACCCCCGACTCATATAATTTGATAGTATTAGGTATATTGCCCTGAATAATACCCACTTGCAAACTATTTTGAGGATTATCTACGATGGGTTGAACATAGAGTAAATAACCACCAATATGGGCAAAAATAAGGAAAAAGATACTGCAAAAAGAAAATAAAAAACCTTTTTTTTGATTAGTAAATTTATAATTTTTTAATCGAATATTTTGGGAAAATATTTTTATACTTTCTGCAAATAAACCATTAACTAATATAATTAACGCAGTTAAAGTAGTAATTCCTGAAAATCTAAGTAACTGTAAAATATAAAGATTATAAGGACTTTGGGTATAGGAAATAGACGACCACCATAAAGGCGAAAAACTCCAAATTTTTTCTAATAAACACCAAAAAATAATCCCAATAGTCACTCGTATCCAAACATTATTTACATCTTTTTTATACCTATTTACATAGTTAAAAAGAAAGTAACAACTAACTCCCCAACTGACGACTAAAATAACCCCCCACAGGGTAATAAAAACCCAAGCAAATAAAGCGATTAAAATACTATTAAACCAACTCACCCCCATCCAAGTCATGGGATGAATACCCGTAATCCAAAATAGTGCTAAACCATGATAACCGCATCCCCAAGCTACACAAGAAAATACGGTTTTTCGTAAAGAATCCTTTTCTACTCCCATCCAAAGAGGTATTATACCTACCCAAGCAAAAAACCAATAATTTGTCGGGGCTACTGTTAAGCCCATTAAAATACCACCCAAAAAAGAAAATAAAATGCTCAAAACCTATTTTTAACTAATAACTTTATTTACTTTTATCCCTAACATTAAACAACCATAATATTTTAAAAATTATTCATTAATGTAATGAATACTGAGCAGGATTCAACCACCTTGAAACTTCTTTTTCCAATACATAAATATCTCGAGAAAGGCTTTGTTTTACCCATTGCCCAATGGCATCAAAAGGGGTAAAAACTTCTCCCACCTGCCAATCAATATCCTGCCCCAAGGGAGTAAGATGATTCCCCGGAAGAGTTAAAGTAGAAACTAAATTGGGAAATAGCTCTTTTAAAATTGGTTGTAGAGTTAAAGTTTGATCGATATTATCATTGTCAAACTTTATGAGCAGATTTCTACGGGTAGTGTAACTCTCTGTGATAATTTCCTGCGTTTTTTCTGGAGATGGGGTAAACTCAAACTGTAAATTAGGATCAATTTTCCAATTATTTTTGAGATTATCAGTAATAGTGGGAATAATTTGATCCATAAAAGGAATAGCTTTTTGTAAGGGATAATTATTAAAAGAAACCAGAATATTTCCTGCTCTTTCAACTTCAAATAAACTGCCGATTAAAAGATGAAGTTTACAACCCATACTATGACCCATACCATAAATGGGTAAATATTTAATATCTAATCCTGTATTATTATCTAATTTTTGTAAGAGATTTTCAAATTTATTTAAAACATATAAAGCAATGCTTTTATGGTCTAATGTATTAATAAAAGGAGTAGCAATGATTAAATAACCTTGGGATGCTAATTTTTCTAACAACCAACGATAGGTTAAATGAGGGGCAGTTGCTACAAAAGCACCACCGAGAAAATGGATGATACCAATAGGTTGTGAGGGTGCTAACACCCAGTTACCATTTCTTTCTTGCCATTCCATGGAAATATATTGTAATTTTTGTTATCTTTTGCACTTAGAACTATTATAATCACATTTAAAAGGGATTGTTTGCTAGATAATTAATAACTAACTCCCTTCTGTTTTATTATTTAATGAATGTTTTTTGTTATAACTGGAATCGCTTTATTTACTAATAATAATTTTATTTTTATTTATCCACTATTATTTTTTATATTTATTTTAAATGTTTTCTATTTTTATTCTTACTTATAACGAAGAAATAGATATTGCTGATTGTATCAAATCTGCTTCTGAATGTGATGATATTATTGTGGTGGATTCTTTTAGTAATGATAAAACCATTGAAATCGCTTCGCAATTTCCTGTCCGAATTTTTCAGCATGGTTTTGAATCCCATGGTAAACAAAGAAATTGGATGTTAGAAAATATTGAGACTAAATATGATTGGGTTTATTTATTGGAAGCTGATGAAAGATTTACCCCTGAATTGTTTGAGGAATGTTTGGAAGCGGTGAGCAGTGATGAATATGTGGGGTATTATGTGGCGGAAAAGATGATTTTTTTGGGTAGTTGGATCAAATACAGTAGTCAATATCCCCGTCATCAAATGCGTTTGTTTAGAAAGGAGAAAATTTCTTTTATTGATTTTGGTCATGCGGAGAGGGAAGTTTGTGATGGTCAAACGGGATATTTGAAAAATACTTATCCTCACTATACTTGTAGTAAGGGTTTAAGTCGTTGGTTAGAAAAGCATAATCGTTATTCCACCGATGAAGCCATTGAAAGTATTAAGCAACGGGGATTTAATAATAAAATTCGTTGGCGAGATTTATTTTTGGGGGAAACGGAGGTGATTCGTCGTCGGGCGTTAAAAGATTTATCTTTTCGGATGCCTTTTCGTCCTTTTTTTCGTTGGTTTTATATGTATTTTATTTTGAGGGGTTTTTTGGATGGTAAGGCTGGGTTTGCTTGGTGTGTTTTGCAGGGTTTTTATGAATATTTTATTATTTTGAAGGTTGAGGAGTTAAAGCGAAAGGGTTAATTGTTAATGATAATTTTTGCTCTTTGTTTACGAGGGATTTTGAGGGGTTTTTGTTCTGGTGGGGGGGGAATTTTTTTTCTGAATTTATGCTAATTTGGTTTAGAAATTCTGCTAGTCTATTATAAACAATGGGTTCTTTCTCGTTGTTTTTCATGATTAATAAATAGTCAAGCATATATTTACTTTGATAGGGGGTTATTTTTCCTATTTCCCAGAGATTAATTATTTGATTGAGTCCATACAGTCTTTGGACGGGAGATTCGGCTATGAGATAGTTAATGCAAATTTCAAAGGATTCTACATTAATTTTTTTTTGTTTATTTTTTTGCTGATAAAAATACCAACCAAACAGGGCAAAAGTACCACTACTGATTAATCCTTGGAAAATGATGGCACTTGCTAACCAATGACTATCGATTTCTGACCATATTTTAGCACTGATATAAAGGGCGATCGCACTTATACCACTTCCTGCCACAGCTAAAGTAAAACGACGATTATGGGCTTGGAAAAAACGGGATAATACCTGAAAAGAAGAAAAAGAAACCCCTTGATAATTATAGATGAAAAAGAGAAAGGCGATCGCCCCTAGACTAGCAAAAATTAAACCCCTATCACCCACAGCGAGGGTAAAACCAGCCACAAACCACCATAAACGCCCATAATTTTTTGAACCCCCGCCAGAAGCCAAAACACCATAACATCGACTTAAAAGCCGAGGAGAAAGATAAAAATTAGACCTTTTAATTTTCACCATAAAATCAATAACCGTGGAAACAATATCACACCCCTCAAAATAATAATCCTATCACCAATTAATAATCTGCTGATCTTTTCTCCACAAAAAAAGAGCAAATTTTGGTTCAGTACTTACTTTAATATAGAATGAAGTCCAGAAGCAAATAAATAAAACCAATAAAATTACTGAAAATGAACTCAGGAATTGACTTACAAGGAAGTTTTATAACCTCCCTCATCGACTTGGGATTGCCTCCAGAGTTAGCCAAAACCCTCTGGATACCATTACCCCTCGTTTTGATGATTATCGGTGCCACCGTGGGAGTATTAGTAACCGTATGGTTAGAAAGAAAAATCTCCGCTGCCGCCCAACAAAGGATAGGCCCTGAATACGCCGGTCCTCTGGGGGTATTACAACCTGTAGCAGACGGAATTAAATTAGTTTTTAAAGAAGACATTACCCCAGCCAAAGCAGACTCATTGCTATTCACCCTGGGCCCTGCCATCGTTGTGATACCCGTATTTTTATCATACTTAATCGTACCCTTTGGACAAAACCTCGTCATCACAGACTTAAACGTCGGTATTTTCATCTGGATTTCCCTCTCCAGTATCGCCCCCATCGGCTTATTAATGGCAGGTTACGCCTCCAACAATAAATACTCCCTTCTCGGTGGGTTAAGGGCGGCGGCACAATCCATCAGTTATGAAATACCCCTTGCCTTATCAGTCTTGGCGGTAGTTATGATGTCTAATAGTCTAAGTACCATTGACATTGTGCAACAACAATCAGGCTACGGCATTCTGGGGTGGAATGTATGGCGCCAACCTGTAGGCTTTATCATTTTTTGGATTGCCGCCTTAGCAGAATGTGAGCGTCTCCCCTTCGACTTACCCGAAGCAGAAGAAGAATTAGTCGCAGGGTATCAAACCGAATACACAGGTATGAAATTCGCCCTCTTTTATGTTGGTTCCTATGTTAACCTCGTATTATCCGCCCTCATTGTCGCTGTGCTTTATTTAGGAGGCTGGGATTTTCCCATCCCCATCCAGAATTTAGCCAGTTGGTTAGGTGTAAGCGAAACAACCCCCTGGTTACAGGTAATCACCGCCTCCCTCGGTATTTCCATGACAGTATTAAAAGCATACTTCTTAGTCTTTATTGCCGTATTATTACGTTGGACAGTGCCTAGGGTAAGAATTGATCAATTATTAGATTTAGGTTGGAAATTTTTATTACCCGTATCCCTCGTTAACCTACTCATTACCGCCGCCCTAAAGTTAACCTTTCCCATGGCCTTTGGAGGCTAATAATTAACTTAATCATCGTGGGCGGACAAATGTTCGCCCCTATCGGTAATGCAACCCAAAAATTTTTCACTATCCACCCCTGAAAAACTGGTGACATCATCATTATCTTTTTCCCATAACCATGGGGCTTCATCCTCCCATTGTCTCACCATTCGCCGAGCGACATCCGAGGATATTAATAGAGTTTCGGAATTACTAACCCATAGTTTCCACAGTTTTAATACCTTGATGAAATGGCTTTATCCCCTCATCAAATTGGGTATTGCCGAGGATTTGCGCGATCGCTTTTATAGCAATAATCCCCATTACTGTTGTTTAATAGCTATCATACCAGCATCATCCACCCAACCAGAGCAAATAGTGGGTACCATTGAAATATCCCTCAGAAACCCCTATGGATGGGGAAGCAAGAAAAAATATCCCTACATATCAAATCTTGCTGTCAAAAAGGAATTTCGTCGTCAAGGCATCGGTAGCCAACTATTACAAAAATGCGAAGAAATAGCTCAAAGTTGGGGATTTGAAAATCTCTTACTCCATGTTTTAGCCGAAAATAATGCAGGGCAACAAGTATATCTCAATAATGGTTACATCATCAAACAAGTAGAAACCGATTTATATAGCCTGTTTATCAAAAGCAAACGACGACTATTATTAGAAAAATCCCTCACCAACCAATCTTTATAACCATCTCAATCCCATAATTTTCCCTAGTCATATCATTCATCTCCCATGAATAATTATCCCCAGAGTCACATCTATAATGATTTAGATAAATTTGTTCAAGAAAAACCCCTCTTAATAGTTAATCCCAAAAAGAAAAATGGCTTAATTCTTATCAAAAAATATTATGCCGAATTTGCAGGGCCAGGGGCGATAGTTGGTGGTTTTTTTGACCAAGACTTGGTGGATGTTATTCCTGTGGGTAAACTATCCCTATTCATACCTAAAAATCCTTCTGAACAACAACGAGGATACCTGATTAGAAGACAATGGGTAAAACTCATTAAACAAATCACCGATAACCCCATTCCCAGAGAAAGGGCGCAGGTGATTCTCAATCAATTTGAACACTGGTTTGATAGTCAAACCACCCAAAAGTTATCGGATGAAGTATTTGCCCTCTTGGTGGGGGTGTTACCTGATACTATTAAAAAAGCAAGAGATTTAGTCAATCGTTTTTGAAGAATCAACTTTTAGATTAACCGTGATGAGTCAGTATAATATTGTCAAAACTCCCCTCAAAGTAGGTATTGTCGGCACAGGATATGCCGCCGCTAGACGGGCAGAAGCCTTTAACGCATCACCCCATACCCAATTAGTTGCTGTTAGTGGTAATACCCCTGAAAAAACCGCTACTTTTGGCAATACTCATCATGTAAAAACCGTATCTAGTTGGCAAGATTTAATCAACGACAAGGAAATTGATTTAATTTGTGTGTCTAATGTCAACTCTCTCCATGGGCAAATTATCAAGGAAGCCCTATTAGCAGATAAACACATTATTGTAGAATACCCCCTAACTATTAATAGTAGTGAAGCCCCTGAGTTGTTAAATTTAGCTAAGGCAAAAAGAAAACTACTCCATATTGAGCATATCGAACTTTTGGGGGGAGTTCATCAAGCTATTAAACAACATATCTCTAAAATTGGTAATCCCTTCCTTGCTAGTTATGAAACCATTTTATCTAAGCCCAAAGTAGGCACCCATTGGACTTACAATTATCACAATTATGGTTTTCCTTTGATTGCCGCCCTTTCTCGCTTCAATCGCTTTACGGATTTGTTTGGGGAGGTGGCAACTGTTAGTTGTAATGCTCGTTTTTGGGATGCCCCTGAAAGTGGTTATTTTTCGGCTTGTTGGTGTCAGGCACAATTGATGTTTAAAAACCAGATGGGGGTAAATATTACCTATGGCAAGGGGGATAAGTTTACCCATAGTGGTAGGGTGTTGACTATTTATGGCGATGAGGGGGTTTTGTTGTTTGAGGGGGAAAAGGGTAAATTAATTCAGGGGGATAAAATCATTGATGTGGAGGTGGGCAGTCGTCGAGGTTTGTTTGCCCAAGATACTGAGTTGGTTTTGGAACATTTATTAAATGATGCTCCTATTTATACAACGAATCGCCATAGTATTTATACTTTGCAGGTGGCAAATGCTGCCCTTGAGTCTTATAAGACGAAGCAAACTCAGCTAATGGACAATTAACAATTGATAATGGATAATTATTATCTTTTGCCTGTTGCCTGTTGCCCATTCCCCACCTAAACTAAAAATCATATCTAAATTAAATAATGCTAATTGTTCATCTTGCCAAAGTTTGAGATAATCTAGGGTGGACTTTAGTTATTGATTAGCCGATAAATGAGCGCAATTATTTCTCCTGATGTTAGTGTTGAACAGTTAAGATCTACTACTCCTGTTAGTTTGGGGGTAATGGCTTCGGGCAGTGGTAGCAATTTTGAGGCGATAGCCCATGGTATCATCAATGGAGAATTAAATGCTAAAATTCAAGTCCTCGTTTATAATAACCCTGATGCTAAAGTCAAGGAAAAAGCGGAAAAATTAGGTATCAAAGCGGTATTATTAAATCACCGAGATTTTAAAACCCGTGAAGAGTTGGATCAAGCCATTGTGGAAATATTCCAAAATCACGGGGTGCAATGGGTAGTGATGGCAGGATGGATGCGAATTATTACCAATGTATTGTTAAATGCTTTTCCTCGCAAAGTCATCAATATTCACCCTAGTTTATTACCTAGTTTTAAAGGCATCAACGCCGTTGAACAAGCCCTCAAGGCAAAGGTAAAAATTACGGGTTGTACCGTTCATTTAGTTGATTTGGCGGTGGACAGTGGCCCGATTCTCATTCAATCTGCCGTGCCTATCCTCGATGATGATACCCCCGAAACCCTACACAAACGGATTCAAGTCCAAGAACATCTTATCATGGTAAGGGCGATCGCCCTTCTGCCCCATCTTGAAAACCAGTAAACCATTATGCAAGAAACAAGACTAAATATTTTACTAACAAGCATCGGGAATCAAATCATCGACTTTTTTAGTAACCCTTGGCGCCGATTATCCCTCAACATCATTGCTTTTTTATTAGGTTTTTTTCTTGCCTCCACCACCGCCGCCATTGCTGGACAAGCGGGAAAATGGGATGTTACCTATGCCTTTTTCTTCCTAGTCTTTACCGAAGGCTCAAATATCATCATTTACAAAAATCGTAATCCCAATAAACCTCTCTGGCGTACCACCCTCAACGCCTTCAAAATCGGCTTTGCCTACTGTTTATACCTCGAAGGGTTCAAATTGGGATCATAAAAAATATATTGAATTATTTTTATTTTGTACTTATTTTCTGAAAATTTTTTGTTCAACAAAAAACACCCTATAAAAAGAAACTTTTTCCTGACTATTGACTCTACACTTAGTGTAAGATCAAGATATAGTGGTTTGAAACGATGAACATTTCATAAAATAAATGCAACTTTTTGAGCAGAAAAAAGATAATAATCAGAAAAAAGAGTCTGCCTCCACAAAAGATGAGGAAAACTCGATGCAAAAAGTAAGTAAAAATGGATTTATTAGCGTTCTTAAAAATCTTGATTTTTTAAACCTATGGCTGGGTCAAGTCTTTTCCCAATTAGCGGATAAAATATACCTTGTTTTAATGATTGCAATTATTAGTAATGACTTTCATCGGGAAGGTGAAGCCATTAGTGGATGGGTATCAGGGATTATGATAGCCTTTACAATTCCAGCAATTTTATTCGGTTCTTTGGCAGGAGTATATGTAGATCGTTGGCAAAAAAAACTGGTTTTAGTTATATCTAATTTAGGAAGGGGATTATTAGTTTTTATAATTCCTTTTTTTGTGTATCATCAAACTTTAGGAGCAGGTTGGTTTAACTTACCATGGGAATTTTGGTTATTACTCTTAATTACCTTTTTCGTTTCTACTCTCACCCAATTTTTTGCCCCTGCCGAACAATCTTCCATCCCTTTAATTGTCAAAAAGGGTAATTTGTTGGCAGCCAATTCCCTTTATACCACCACCATGATGGTGATGTTGATTATCGGTTTTGCCATCGGTAATCCACTTTTAGAGTTGGTTACTGCTTGGGGTGACAATTTTTCCTTTAACTATGGTAGGGAGTTATTGGTGGGTGGAGGATATACCATCGCAGGTTTAATCCTTCTTTTAGTTAATACTAGAGAAAGAGAACAAGATCGACAAACCGAAGAAAATCACGTCTGGGAAGATATTAAAGGCGGTTTAGCTTATCTCCAGCAAAATCATCGAGTACGTAATGCCTTGTTTCAATTAATTATTCTTTTTTCCATTTTTGCCGCCTTGGCAGTATTAGCTGTAAGCGTGGCAGAAAAGATACCGGGTATCGATGCGGAGGAATTTGGTTATCTCCTAGCCGCCGCAGGGGTTGGGATTGCCGTAGGGGCTGCTTTTGTCACCCAGC
The sequence above is a segment of the Cyanobacterium stanieri PCC 7202 genome. Coding sequences within it:
- a CDS encoding formyltetrahydrofolate-dependent phosphoribosylglycinamide formyltransferase (PFAM: Formyl transferase~TIGRFAM: phosphoribosylglycinamide formyltransferase, formyltetrahydrofolate-dependent~COGs: COG0299 Folate-dependent phosphoribosylglycinamide formyltransferase PurN~InterPro IPR004607:IPR002376~KEGG: cyt:cce_0426 phosphoribosylglycinamide formyltransferase~PFAM: formyl transferase domain protein~SPTR: Phosphoribosylglycinamide formyltransferase;~TIGRFAM: phosphoribosylglycinamide formyltransferase) produces the protein MSAIISPDVSVEQLRSTTPVSLGVMASGSGSNFEAIAHGIINGELNAKIQVLVYNNPDAKVKEKAEKLGIKAVLLNHRDFKTREELDQAIVEIFQNHGVQWVVMAGWMRIITNVLLNAFPRKVINIHPSLLPSFKGINAVEQALKAKVKITGCTVHLVDLAVDSGPILIQSAVPILDDDTPETLHKRIQVQEHLIMVRAIALLPHLENQ
- a CDS encoding major facilitator superfamily MFS_1 (PFAM: Major Facilitator Superfamily~COGs: COG2814 Arabinose efflux permease~InterPro IPR011701~KEGG: syp:SYNPCC7002_A0719 multidrug efflux transporter, MFS family protein~PFAM: major facilitator superfamily MFS_1~SPTR: Multidrug efflux transporter, MFS family protein), coding for MQLFEQKKDNNQKKESASTKDEENSMQKVSKNGFISVLKNLDFLNLWLGQVFSQLADKIYLVLMIAIISNDFHREGEAISGWVSGIMIAFTIPAILFGSLAGVYVDRWQKKLVLVISNLGRGLLVFIIPFFVYHQTLGAGWFNLPWEFWLLLLITFFVSTLTQFFAPAEQSSIPLIVKKGNLLAANSLYTTTMMVMLIIGFAIGNPLLELVTAWGDNFSFNYGRELLVGGGYTIAGLILLLVNTREREQDRQTEENHVWEDIKGGLAYLQQNHRVRNALFQLIILFSIFAALAVLAVSVAEKIPGIDAEEFGYLLAAAGVGIAVGAAFVTQQGKFLSHGKLSFYGSMGMAIALMGLSFSTGSLPWALLMIAIVGGFAALVGVPMQTTIQAETPPDMRGKVFGLQNNAVNIALSLPLALAGIAESILGLQWVLVILALSSVGGGILTSLLTLQDN
- a CDS encoding protein of unknown function (DUF565) (PFAM: Protein of unknown function (DUF565)~KEGG: cyu:UCYN_02050 protein of unknown function (DUF565)~SPTR: Putative uncharacterized protein), giving the protein MQETRLNILLTSIGNQIIDFFSNPWRRLSLNIIAFLLGFFLASTTAAIAGQAGKWDVTYAFFFLVFTEGSNIIIYKNRNPNKPLWRTTLNAFKIGFAYCLYLEGFKLGS